Proteins from one Hydrogenophaga sp. SL48 genomic window:
- the phnF gene encoding phosphonate metabolism transcriptional regulator PhnF, translated as MTKLLTFPTSPPDTPRENQSFWARIANEISEAIARGVYEPGQRLPSEHVLAEQYGVNRHTVRRSLASLCQKGLVRITQGSGTYVEDFAVDLIIGKRTRHRQNMAQAGLQGRFEVQDAQRTRATAAMAQALQLPARSTVLRLQVLGVGAGQPLHVSDRVFPLPRFERLEAVLRETGSITDAFTAHGVTDYTRKESRITAQLPSPEVAALLKQPVNRPVLFVTSVNVDGAGVPIEFASTWFAGDRVKLTVTHDDR; from the coding sequence ATGACAAAACTCCTGACCTTTCCAACGTCCCCCCCGGACACCCCCCGCGAAAACCAGAGCTTCTGGGCACGCATCGCCAACGAAATCTCCGAGGCCATTGCGCGCGGCGTTTACGAGCCCGGCCAGCGCCTGCCCTCGGAGCATGTGCTCGCCGAGCAGTACGGCGTCAACCGCCACACCGTGCGGCGCTCGCTGGCCAGCCTGTGCCAGAAGGGCCTGGTGCGCATCACGCAGGGCAGCGGCACCTACGTCGAAGACTTCGCGGTCGACCTGATCATTGGCAAGCGCACGCGCCACCGGCAGAACATGGCGCAGGCCGGTCTGCAGGGGCGCTTCGAGGTGCAGGACGCTCAGCGCACCCGCGCCACCGCCGCGATGGCGCAGGCCCTGCAGCTGCCCGCGCGCAGCACGGTGCTGCGCCTGCAGGTGCTGGGCGTGGGCGCCGGCCAGCCGCTGCACGTGAGCGACCGCGTGTTCCCGTTGCCGCGCTTCGAGCGGCTGGAGGCGGTGTTGCGCGAGACCGGCTCCATCACCGACGCCTTCACCGCCCACGGCGTGACGGACTACACCCGCAAAGAGAGCCGCATCACGGCACAGCTGCCGAGTCCGGAAGTGGCGGCCTTGCTCAAGCAGCCGGTCAACCGACCGGTGCTGTTCGTCACCAGCGTGAACGTCGACGGCGCGGGCGTGCCGATCGAATTCGCCAGCACCTGGTTCGCGGGCGACCGCGTCAAGCTCACGGTGACCCACGATGACCGTTGA
- the phnH gene encoding phosphonate C-P lyase system protein PhnH, translating to MSHDLSSVGAGFSHEAFGSQAVFRSALQALSHPGRCIPVEHDAELPRHGNAAAAVFLLAMLDADCGLWLSPSLRDSDAAMWLRFHTGCQLVEHAAQAQFVWVGAGDALPALQSLRQGSDQCPDQSATCVVDVGSLSAGVDAEAQCWTLSGPGIRDQALLGVTGLPGDFAAQWALNHGGFPRGVDLFLATHDQLVGLPRTTRIHTHSALEA from the coding sequence ATGTCTCACGATCTGTCTTCGGTGGGGGCCGGTTTTTCCCACGAGGCCTTCGGCAGCCAGGCGGTGTTCCGCTCGGCCCTGCAGGCCCTGTCGCACCCCGGCCGCTGCATCCCTGTGGAGCACGACGCCGAGCTGCCCCGCCACGGCAACGCCGCCGCGGCGGTGTTCCTGCTCGCCATGCTCGACGCCGACTGTGGCCTCTGGCTGTCGCCCTCGCTGCGCGACAGCGACGCCGCGATGTGGCTGCGCTTTCACACCGGTTGCCAGCTGGTGGAGCACGCCGCGCAGGCCCAGTTCGTCTGGGTGGGCGCTGGCGATGCGCTGCCCGCGCTGCAGAGCCTGCGCCAGGGCAGCGATCAATGCCCCGACCAGTCGGCCACCTGCGTGGTCGATGTGGGTTCCCTGTCCGCCGGTGTCGATGCAGAAGCGCAGTGCTGGACGCTCAGCGGCCCCGGCATCCGCGACCAGGCGCTGCTCGGCGTGACCGGCCTGCCCGGTGACTTTGCCGCGCAATGGGCGCTCAACCACGGCGGCTTCCCGCGCGGTGTCGACCTGTTCCTCGCCACCCACGACCAGCTCGTGGGCCTGCCGCGCACCACGCGCATCCACACCCACTCCGCTCTGGAGGCCTGA
- the phnG gene encoding phosphonate C-P lyase system protein PhnG yields MFHAFDSSAPNRPKSPLTRPDWMALLARAPMPVLEAALAPHSSAAPRWLRAPETGLMMVQGRAGGTGERFNLGEVTVTRCALRLPGTTPQAPVGVAYVMGRSHRHAQLAALADALLQDPSQQAVLDAQLLQPVREHLAHQQVQRQQRVQSTKVEFFTVARESGGADDEEEGA; encoded by the coding sequence ATGTTTCATGCATTTGACAGTTCGGCGCCCAACCGGCCGAAATCTCCGCTGACCCGGCCCGACTGGATGGCGCTGCTGGCACGCGCACCGATGCCGGTGCTCGAAGCTGCGCTCGCGCCCCACAGCTCGGCTGCACCGCGCTGGTTGCGCGCTCCCGAAACCGGCCTGATGATGGTGCAGGGCCGCGCGGGCGGCACTGGCGAGCGCTTCAACCTCGGTGAAGTCACCGTGACCCGCTGTGCGCTGCGCCTGCCCGGCACCACCCCGCAGGCGCCGGTGGGCGTGGCCTATGTGATGGGCCGCTCGCACCGCCACGCACAGCTCGCGGCGCTGGCCGATGCCCTGTTGCAGGACCCGTCGCAGCAGGCCGTTCTCGATGCGCAACTGCTGCAGCCGGTGCGCGAACACCTGGCGCATCAGCAGGTGCAACGCCAGCAGCGTGTGCAGAGCACCAAGGTGGAGTTCTTCACCGTGGCGCGCGAGTCGGGCGGTGCCGACGACGAAGAGGAGGGCGCTTGA